A genomic region of Miscanthus floridulus cultivar M001 chromosome 3, ASM1932011v1, whole genome shotgun sequence contains the following coding sequences:
- the LOC136546659 gene encoding ribonuclease 1-like, producing MASCRIPLLCLLGLLLVVASPAIAADDSGGIYYQLALLWPGAYCEQTSAGCCKPTTGVSPARDFYITGLTVYNATTDAAVTECSNQAPYNPNLITGIGLEQYWSNIKCPSNNGQSSWKNAWTKAGACSGLDEKAYFEKALSFRSRINPLVRLKKNGIQDDFELYGLKAIKKVFKSGINAEPVIQCRKGPFDKYMLYQLYFCANGTGTFIDCPAPAKYTCSKTVLFHPYKKWMLKQQLNDDSAEFYEGAADPFQLPGLAMDN from the exons ATGGCTTCCTGCAGGATCCCGCTCCTGTGCCTCCTTGGCTTGCTGCTGGTAGTAGCTTCGCCCGCAATTGCTGCTGATGACTCCGGCGGTATCTACTACCAGCTTGCTCTTCTG TGGCCAGGAGCATACTGCGAGCAGACCAGCGCTGGATGCTGCAAGCCGACGACCGGCGTCTCGCCGGCGCGCGACTTCTACATAACGGGCCTCACCGTCTACAACGCGACCACCGACGCTGCAGTGACGGAATGCAGCAATCAAGCTCCTTACAACCCTAACCTG ATTACCGGCATCGGCCTGGAGCAGTACTGGAGCAACATCAAGTGCCCCAGCAACAACGGGCAGAGCAGCTGGAAGAACGCCTGGACGAAGGCCGGCGCCTGCTCCGGCCTCGACGAGAAAGCCTACTTCGAGAAGGCCCTCTCCTTCCGTAGCCGGATCAACCCCCTCGTTCGCCTAAAAAAAAATG GTATCCAGGATGACTTCGAGCTCTACGGCCTGAAGGCGATCAAGAAGGTGTTCAAGAGCGGGATCAACGCGGAGCCGGTGATCCAGTGCAGAAAGGGCCCCTTCGACAAGTACATGCTGTACCAGCTCTACTTCTGCGCGAACGGGACCGGGACGTTCATCGACTGCCCCGCGCCGGCGAAGTACACGTGCTCCAAGACCGTCCTCTTCCACCCCTACAAGAAGTGGATGCTCAAGCAGCAGCTCAACGACGACTCCGCCGAGTTCTACGAAGGCGCTGCCGACCCGTTCCAGCTGCCTGGTCTGGCCATGGACAACTGA